The Loxodonta africana isolate mLoxAfr1 chromosome 1, mLoxAfr1.hap2, whole genome shotgun sequence genomic sequence AAATCGCGTTGTTTCTTCCCCATCCCCAACAATATCCTCATTGAAATCTCAAAGCAGCATTTTCAAGAACtaacaatatttgtcattttgttaggACTCAAAATTTCAATCCAGTAGCCATCAGGATCTTGAATaaatgccaggcctttcattttacctgtaaaatgaaatgattcattattaaaatttaaaatatattcttcattaattttaatttgcattttaatgaagtagatttttttttgtctacagttttaattaaaaaaaaaaaaaaacaaaactctattGTCGGTGTTGCCCAAATGTATGTTTTTCAGACTAACTAAAATTTTTATCTTCCACTCATAGCTGGAAACCAACACTCTTGAAAGTAAACTGTAGGACTGGTTGTATCTTTAAGATATCAGGTATTTATCTCACCTTCATGATACCATTTCAGTAGTCAAAGACATTGTCTTACTttagagagaaaagagaataggGAGGTACTCAAGGCTACAGGGTAGCCTGGCTTATCTACAGAGCTAAAACATCCAGATGCTTGGGTCATACAACCCATTAAACACTGTACTATGTAAACCCCATCTCTGCCAATCAGATTCTTTCTCTCAGGAATTCTTAACTGGGATTGAGAAGCCAGTAGGTTGGAGTTGTTTACTTGAATGGAAAACGTGACCTTAGAAATTTGTTTTGGGATCAAGATGCCGAATTACTCTGACTTCTAACTCTGGCTCCTTTCACCAAAATCAATCCCTGAGGGGCAGAGATGGAAAATGGGGGTGGGAAGAATGAGAAACTCCCAGAGTGATAATGGAGAGAGGAGTgggcagagagggagaggaggcgggagagaaggagagaagggagTGGAGAGGCAGGGTGACTCTTCTGAACTAGTTTATGTGGTAGTAGTCACTACGAGTCGgcaatgactcgacagcagtgggtttggttttttgtttttttggatgtgGTAGTAGTACCTGTACCAAACACAGTCCCTCATGGCTGTGGAAGAATAAACAAAAGGGCCCACCAGTGCCTTGGGTATCAGCACCTTCCCACATATCCACAGGGTGTGATGTGATGTACGTATATTAATagcagataaaacagactttaaggaaCTTATTTTTGGGTGGCCAAGTACATACTGAAATAGTGAAAGCTGTGGGGGGCTCAAACTACTGGTTTAGATGTCCTCATGAGTTAATAAGGGCAGTACAGAAGCCTTGTGCTTTTGAGGAACTGAGAAAAATAGGTGAGAACCAACTGGTCTTCGCAGCCCTCACCCTCCATGAATCCAATGCTGGGGATTACAATCTAAGGAGTGTCTCCCACTAATACTGCTTCTCTCTGAGTGACAAAGGGGGAAGAGTTGTTTTATGGAATCTAAAGTGCTTAGCTCTCATTTTTTGCCTAGGGATCTCCACCTTGGGCTCATGCAGTCACCTTCCTGAGATCTGGGGTATTTGGCCTTCCCTCATTCATACCATTTGATGGACTAGAGTAGCCAGTAGATGCAGGAAAAATAAGCTcagaactctaaaccaaaaattTGAGTAAAAAaccattaaaaaagaataaaccaaGGAGTTACAGATTTGAATAGAAGAAATGTAAGAACAATGAGCCAAGAACTTAAAACATGTAAAAGTTATGAGCACTATGGTACGTTACCGATGTGAAACAAGAACAAGGAAATATTAAGAAAGCAAGCAAAATTAGGGATGAAAATTATTATAGCTGAAATTAAGAATACAACAGTTGACTTAAATAGcaaaaactaacaacaacttcaacaaaaaaccaaacccactgctgtccagacgatcctgactcgtagcgaccctatacgacagagtagaattgccccagagtttccaaggagtgcctggtggattagaactgccaaccttttggttagcagccatagctcttaacaactatgccaccagggtctccagaaGAACACAACAGATGACTTAAACATCAGAAACAGTACATTTGGAAAAAGATTAGCTAATTAGTATACCAGTTGTTCAGGAAATCTCCCAGGAAGAAGGCAAATGCAAAAAACTTACAAACATAAAGAGCTTCCAGAAAAAGATAGAATGCGCAAAGAACCAAAAATTAGACTGACAGCAGATTTTTCAACAGTAACACTGGATGCAAAAAGATAATAGAGCTGTATTTTTAATACTGAAGGAAAATAAGCCCGGGATTTTGTATCCAATCAAACTGTCATTCACATATGAAGGCATGAGAAAAATATTCTCAGGCCTAAAAAGCCTCAAAAACTCTTTGAAAATAGCTTTGGTTgaagtatttaaataaaaacagaggaaaatCCAAAAGATGTATATGTATACGTAGAGAAAAAAGGTGATCAAATACCTTGATGTATTTGTtgtatcttaaaaacaaaaaaggccaaggccagagaaaaagaaaaaaataaataaaccaataaTGTCCCAGTCTGGGTAACAGTAACATAATGCATGTGGAGGAGGGCAAGTTCTTATCCTACTGGGGAGATCtggatattaaatattttatttaaaaaaaaaaaaaaaaaagattaaaatgaaaCAGTGTAGGGAAttgaaataataaattattatgGCGGAAagagatccaagtaaaataatttTGTAAATCCAACAAAATCTAAATGTATGCTACTTCAAGAGATACATTTAAAACATAAGGACACATAAAGGTTATGAAAGGATGAAAAGGCATACCAGATGGTTATTAACTACAGAGAGCTAGTATAGTTATATTAatgtcagataaaatagactttaaggaatCTATTTTTGGGTGGCCAGACACTCTGAAACAGTAGAAGCTGGTGGGCAACAAGAGAATATGGTGGGGTCGAGAGAATGTAGTGGGGTTAATGGGGTGGGAGAGGCAGCCTAGGTTTTAACAGCTCTCAAGGTCCTGCTTCTAGTCTCTTGTGAGACCACCCTAGCTGGTATCCTTTAGTTTCCTAAGATACCCAGGTATTCTTCCAATAGTTTCCCTTTTTTGCTTAACCTGGTTTGAAATAGACTTCTCTTATAGGTAGTCTCTTACTTACGATGGGATTCCATTCCAACAACTCTattttaagtcaattctgacataagtcgaataccttctttttttgagtttttattattattgcattttattatcaatatctttataaatcataacactgaacatctgtgagtgaacatctacAAATGATAACCTCAGTAAATTACATGCTGTAAcgctgtatgtagtacatattactaatgataacgtgtattaaaaaaaacaacagttgGCCATAGGTGCAGTTTGTCGTAACTCGAATACCTCTTCAGTTGAGGACTACCTGTGCTTGTAACCAAAAGGATTTTTACTACAATGGTGCCCTCTGTGGGTCCTTAATATTATTCAGCTAAAGAGAGGCCTGAAGAAAACAGGCAGTTGACTCACCATCATTAGGTTTCTTCACAAATTTGACTCCCAGTTCCTCAAATCTTTTACAAGCACCATGTACGTCAGGAACGGCAATTCCAATGTGACCTTAGGTGACCACCCCCAAAAAAGCCAgggacaaaaggaagaaataattacAATAGGGTATACCAAGGGCCATGAGTGGCTTCCAAAACTTGtttatttcaaaaatatataaGGTGCCTGAAAACAAACTGTGTCAATTTAGTTCAAAGCCTATATTAAAGAACAAGAATCTAATTGGCTGGGAAGAATGAATTGATCAGCTGCTCTGAAttataaattatttcaaataaacCAATATTGGCTCATATATAGTTCAACCTGTTAAGAATAACCTATGCTAAAAAGGAATAATCATTTACATATACTTAATAGGTTTGTTGTTGGCACTGACTATATGGCAGCTAACTGAAGCTTATTATCCAGTAACATTTATTGAAAGATTTCAGATCAAGGTAAAAGCATAGACTAACAGAAATTGGAATTACCATtgactaagctttttttttttttagttaaaaagtctggggaaacatttttttttgtggaaaataaaaataaccataCCTTTAATAAATTGGTTATACTTAATAATTACCCCATGAATGTTTTAGGTTTATTACAATCATAGATAGGTGCACGTGCACAATCACACAGATCCATAGATACTACATTTACAAACAGGCAAACATACCAAATCCTCGAGGGTCTGAATTGCCACTGTGGTAACTCTGGGTCGCATCATCTTCAGTGCCCCAATTGCTACAAAAGGAGTGAATATATAAGCGTCCAGTAGAAAGGATATTCTGAGAAGAGAGCTGCAACACTCTGTCGTTGAAATATTACCTTGTGTATGTATGGCTTTATATACTTGGCCTAACCCCTGCTACTGCAAGTATTAAGGTCTCAACTATAGAAAGGGCAAATGGGCAAGTTATGATTTTAACTACACTGAAGAGCCAGTAAAATCAGGCATCTGGATAAGAACAATCACAGTAACAGCAACTACCATTTATTGTGCTAAGTACTTTATACTTCATTAAATCTCAAAACTGCTGAATGGGCTAGACTTgagtatctccattttacagatgagactgCTGCTTGTTCAGGGTCACAGAGCTATGTCAGGGTCAAGATGCACATCTAGGTCTGTCTGATTCCAGagctccattttgaatcaggGGACACACTAAGTCACACACTCTGAAACAAATGCTCTTTGGCAGCTGTTAAACAGTGCAGAGAAACAACACAATGAAATaatggggggggaaaaaaaaggaaaaccaatttCTACATTCTTAAATGTTGAAAATATAAAAGTACCTTCAAAttttaaataacccaaataagaaatgaaatggagacattataatagacccaactgaaataaaaaggatcataacagagcactatgaaaaactgtactccaacaaatttgaaaacctaggggaaatggacaaatttctagaaacacactgtctacctaaaaaaaaaaaaaccttaaaattttGAATATTAATTATTACAAAATGGTTTGAAGGCTTTTAAAAGAAACACATTATATAACATTTCTGGATCAAAAAGGTagcaaaaaaatgaaggaacaaaAATTTGAATGCTGGAAGTACCTAAACATTCATTAGGTGCAGTTGGGCAAATACCTTACCATTTCATGCTCTATCTAAAAGGCAGATGATCTCACTTGCCCCATCTATGCTACACAGacaataaaccaaaatcaaacccgttggcATCAAAttcattctgacacatagtggccccatgtgttacaaagtagaactgctccatcgggaACTTACAAAGACAAGGGTGTGTAAAAATACTCGACAAAATTCTTACAAATGCGGTTATTAGGTAGCCCTGGTTTGAATTAAATTGGTAAGAGGggagaaagtaaaacaaaataaacaacaacaacaaaaaaaacaccttacaaaatgtagaatatataaaaacTCATACTTACTGTGTCAGCTCAAGTGTAGCTTTTCTGGAGAACACCCATGCTATTTTTTCATCTCCTTCTTTGGGGATGTCATTTTTATCCTCATAAGCCAAGAAATAGAGTGAAAATTTCATGGTGGGGAAATCTAACTTTTGGAGCAGCCTGAAGTTAAAAGACAACAAGCCCAAATCACTAATAGTAAGAAAGACTGATTCATACTAAAATCAATAAACACTCATATTCAAGTTCTATGAAGAATAAGACATATATGTAATGAGGCTGTTTTaatggaaaaaccaaaaccaaaactaaatcttgctgttgagttgatcctgactcatagcaaccctacaggacagaata encodes the following:
- the GLO1 gene encoding lactoylglutathione lyase; the encoded protein is MADPQLASSGLTDEAAFSCCSDADPRTKDFLLQQTMLRIKDPKKSLDFYTRILGMTLLQKLDFPTMKFSLYFLAYEDKNDIPKEGDEKIAWVFSRKATLELTHNWGTEDDATQSYHSGNSDPRGFGHIGIAVPDVHGACKRFEELGVKFVKKPNDGKMKGLAFIQDPDGYWIEILSPNKMTNIVSS